TGATCTTGAAAGGAAACAGTAAAATTGTGAGTGAAGTCAGCACTTTATTAGTCGACCACCTTCGTTTTAAGGGATCTGACAAAACTTCATGAAGAATAAAGTGCACACATAAACATTTTGTTCAGTATAAAAATACAATGTAGTGTAAAGTCCATTTGCAGCCGATGACAGCAGGACGTCTGTAACACCCACAGTACAAAACGCTGAGTTTCCTCCCTAGAGTTCCCTCGTCACCGCTGCTCCCTTCAGTCAtgtcttcagctgctctgttggGTTGACATGAGGTCACTGACTTTGCCATTGTCATTCATtgttattcttcttcttttgacgtgtgtgtggggtcatTATCAGTAGCAGTGTACAGCAGCCTCCTTTCTACTCATTGGAAGTCACCAGCTACCAAATTCATTTACTCACTCATCCTGACTGTGCGACGGCTTCTAAGCCATGTTACGTTAAGCTGCTCCTAcacagtagtacagtatgtgtgggaATGGCTGGAAGGGCCACTCTGAGCCCTGAGCCGTGGGTGACCTTCAACCTAACGATGCTCCTAAATGCCTCCAGCGACAGAGAGCATTAGAGCTGCGGCTGCGCTAACATGCTGCTCCGTCTGCGTCTTCTGTCTAACACACAGTCTGATTCCTAGACGCTAAAAATACCTCTCATAAACGATGAAAGCCAGAAAAACAGCGTGTGGAGTAGTGAAATCCATTCCCTATTTTCTGGGGAACTCCCACCACCCTTGTCTGGTTTTATTGGGAATCTTTTAGACCCACGCACTTTTCCAAAACGTCTGTGAGCTGTTTTGTAATTAATGTGAAACTCTTCTGATTCAAAACACACactatgtaaacacacacaaacaactcagTGTAAAAATTTACTACTGGAAAGTCGCGCTCTTCAGGCCATACTGACATGATGTCCGCTCGATCACCAGCCTGACATAATTACAATCAAATATGCTCAGGTCTAATTTTGTTGTTTGCAGATGCAGTGAGGAGTCTGTTTCACGGTTTTACACCGAGAACCCAGATATTTGAGGACTTTGCGAGGTAAAGGGAAACCTTAATCTCCCTACCCACAGTGAGAAAGTCTTTCATTGTTAGTTAAAGCTCCCACCCTGCCCCTCTGCCCCCCCGCCCGCCTCGCACAAAGCACAAACAGGCCTGACGCAGGCAAACAGCGCCCGCTCACCCTGTGGCAGGAAGCTCAGCCGGCCGTGCCGGTCGGCAGTGTGCTGCTTTCACCAtatcctctcctccatctcaccGAGCAGACCGCTGCAGCTCAGAAGCCCTCACCATGTATTTGCAGACAGACGACACCCAGTCTGACTATTTTTAGCTGCAGAGCACTAACGCTGCATGAGAAATGCAGCAAATGAGATGGAAAGGTGTCGCACAATAACAAATTAATCCTTAAACTGAGCCCTTAGAAAAAAGAGGAAACTACTTGTGGTGGAGTGAGTGGATGAAGACAAAAAtatgctctgtctcttctttaAGGAAAGCTCAAAGAGATCCAACTTTATTTCCATCCCACACATTTTACAGAGACAGAACTTAAAAATCAAAATCAGGAACATTCATATAGAATCAAGTTAAAGCTGGTGCGGCTCCATAATGAGGCATTTACCTGGGAACACTTTGAGTGGTCGGTTCTTTTCTAGACTCACAACTAAAGCTCTGGCCGTGATGCTGAAGATCTGCCTCGGGGTGAAGTTGACACCGTCATTGACTTGAAAGTTGAATCCTCCAGATGTGGCACCTGAAAATGTAGCAAAAGCGTAACATGGAAAAAAGTAGAAACAAATACACCATTTATTTTCTGTGACAGAGCTGCCACTGGCAGCACACATTCTGGGTACCACCAGCACCAACATTCATGTGCATGTGAAAAAGGGACTAATCACAGCCAGAGTTCCGTTTGCATGCTGGTGGTACGAACTGTCCTAGTCACGAGTCCAGGCAACGTAAAACGCAGAAAGGATTCAGGGCAGTAAACAGAAACCTGATCTGAGCCTGAAACCATGAAACTGAGAGACAACATTGAATTCAACCGGTCTTAACACCAACAGCATGACACAGACTGATATCTGACGGCTAATGAGGGGGGataaaaaatattcatattagaTTCCTGTTAAAAGGGAACTTCAAGTTCTCCAACTTTAGCGACGACTCACTATTTTACCTTTGTGCACAAACAACAGCTGGCCGTGGTCAACGTGTGCTTGGGTGAAGTTGAGCACCGCCTTCATGGGAGCGCTCTTCAGGGCGAGGTGCCCGTTGCTCGGAGGAGTCACCATGAAGTagagctgctctggaggagAGTCCTCGTCCCGCGCCTTCAGATCCTCGGGCCTGATCTCCGTCACCGACGAcacccacacctgcacacgAGAAGGACACAGGCCGCTTAAAGCACAGGCCTTCAGGAACACGGGCAGAACGAGATGTGCCCTGGATTAATAATTAGAAATGAAATATGTCTTTGTCTCTGTAACTCTGCGCAGATGTAATAAACATACAGTTGAACGGAgcaaaggaaacagctgacgTGTCCTCATTTGTCACTACATACAAAGGACCCAAGACTGTGGGTGAGTTTGGCTCCAAGGCTTTTTCACATGTTTCCCCTGCAGCCATTTTCCACCGCTCATTATCCAACAACGCAGAGCTGCTCTACCAACAATCTCTCACTGAGGCACCTGAACACATCCATATATTAAAGGAGCGGCCTTTGGAAAGATTTCGGAGAACACGACTTGAGTCAACACTTCAAGCAGACTGTAAACACAGTAGAGAGCTCAGATCTGCTGAGGATCAGCTTAGGTCTTGCTTCCTTGTAAATTCAGAAGCCTCGAGCTGAACAGAGGAACTCATTGACACACGCAACACAAACTACTGACCCATGCAGACACTTGACAACAAAGGATGAGTTTCTATACCCGAGGCCACAGCAACTATTGCATAATGTGCCGTTGTTCTTTACACAGCTTATACAACGGTAATTGCACAAAGGCTGTGGCTGGAaacatgacatactgtatggcTCTAATACGTGTTTACCTGAAAAGGCTGTTTTTACTAAAGACATTCCAATTTTACCAACATGAGCAACACaagaaactaaaactaaaaaaaaaaaaactctgccAGTTTAATGCATTTCCTGTGCTCATACCTGTGGTTTTCCCACTCATGTCAGATTCAATCAATCACTGCTGAACACACTTGTCAAAGCAACAGCTCGACCGTGCACAACCACGGCCTGCAtgacaaaatgtattttatagcAAATATAAAGAATCATTGGTTCCTCCAGGGGAGCTTGGAGATGCTAATATTTCTATTAAGGTAAAATAAATTCCCGGCTCATGTGCTTCTTGTTCTCTAGTAATAATTACAGCTGTAATTATCTACAGTACTATCCTTTTGGCAAACTCACTACTACTCCTGTAATTTCAATCCTGTCTGGAACGTTGCCTGTGTCTCTCAATAGCTCAATTAAAATCCAATATGCTGAGAGATTAATTTATCAAGAACCAGAGCTGTGTTTGTTAAGTTTATATCTGTCTTGGCCTCCTCAAGCTCTTTTTTAACTTCAAACTTGGCCAGTTTTTCGTCTTGGCACTGGGACAAATCCATTTTGATCTAATACTGGTATACATCTTTTATTGAGCAGCTTTATGGCCGTCTGGGAGCAGCTGGTGCTGTGCAGCTAAGTAGCATTGAGAGACGTTCCAACAAGCGACAGTTTGTTGGAGTTTCGTTTCTGTTATAACGACAGCCACTAAATATGCGTCTCTTTATACAAAGGGTGCAATCACAGCAACATCTCAGCGTTCACACTCTGGCCAACTGACAAGTTTATTGCCAGTTTCCCTGAAGTGATGTCATGTTGCTGCAGAGTGAAGGGACGTGTTCACGCCAAATAAAAACATAgtgtgacacagcagctgcGATGGTGACAGCACAAAGGACCTGAGTTTCGACTTTTCATACAAATTCACCTGATATAAAAAATGAACAGTTCGAGTATACCATGCATTATGCTGGTCTCTTACTAGTAAATCCCATTTTAATAGACTCCCCATGTACTAAAGGAAGGAAGTGACTATGCCTCTAACAATCCTTCGTTTGACAGGAAGTCACAAAAACATTGATCAGACAAACAGCTTCCACGTTTGACAGGTGACTCACCAACAAACACTATTAGCTGGTGGCTGTAACATCTGTAACATCAAGACattgttagtttttttaatataaataatcctgaaataaatataatatttcagcatcctcattaacataaacataatCCTCATCACAAGTAATATAAAAGATtgtgaattattttaaaatactgaTTTCAAGAGCAAAAAGCTGCTTTAAAAGAGTCCAGTGACCTAAAAGGGAGAATGTATGTGTGATTCTAAGGCCTCGACCTGATGTGCGGTAGCACAGAGCCACCTTGTGGACACTTTCCTTTAAAAAGCCTGACCTCACATCCAACATCTAGCAAAACATGAATGAGAAGTCGTCACATTCTTCACTATATGCAGAAAATATGTGCTTTACAAAAATGTTAGTTTTTCAAACACTTTTTTCTTCCCAGCATCACAGTACTTGTCGTACATGTTGCTCTTCTCAAACTTAGAATACTAGAggaatttaaaatttaaacgtAAGTTTAAGCGGCTCACGCTCATTGCAGGTACAGGTATAACTTACAGGTAACAGTAGAAAAGTCTGCTTTttaacaggaagtagtgtgttTTCTACTTGACCATGACATTGTGTCACTCAACACTATCACGCTCTGCAATGGAAACACTCCATTAACATATGAGCAAGACCTTACGTCTGAGTAATGCCTGCTGGCTTTTGCTCCATTTGATTTCagttatgtatttattcataaaaGCCTAAGTAATTCTTCGTCTTCGGCCCAGAccaggcagaacagcagctccCTTTTTAGTTCACTGAAGCAGCATGGCTTCCAACGGACCCACTAAAGTCTAGCGAGAGTCTGTTTAAAAATGGATCACTCAGGCACCATAACAGACTGTCCTACAAGTTCCAGACACCTCCAAAGTGTATGTCAGTGTCTGTTCTGCGCTGGCGGCCCCCCTGGACCCTCCCCCACATAGCAAACATAGTTTGCCTCATGGAGCTATCCAGCCATGGCAACGTGAAACACAGCCCACATGAAAACTGTCTGACAGTAAGCTTTGGTGCGTGACCTGCTTGTAAAAAATTGTCCACAGTTTAAATatagagcagcagtggagactCACCCTCAGGACCCTGTTGGCTGCAATAACAGGAGGCTCGTCGTTGACAGCTGTAACCTGGATGTACACcgtctgggctgcactctgctTCCTCAGGCCTGTGTCATTGGCCACCACAGTGAAGCTGTCAGCTGAGGTTTCGCTGCTGTCATGGACGTAGTAAATGAATTCATGTTCCACCTGGCAAAAGACGGTGACGCAGGCCGAAGGTATTATCAGGTTACACACACTAAAAACACACGCGCCTGAAAGCTAATACTTTTATATTAAGCAACATAATCATGACCCAACAAGTCAATCAAAGGCACAGGAGCAGCAGTAACTCACCTGCCTCCTGGAGAAAGAGGTGATGCCCACCCCAGGCTGTCGAGAGTGCTCAATGTGACCGTGCTGTGGGGGCTCAGTCAAACTATACAGGAAGTCGATTCCAGAAAAGTGGCGGTTGCTGACTTTGAGCACGTCCGGGGTCAGGGCCTTGGAGGCGCCTTCGCTCAGTGTGAAATTTGAGACCTGAAGTGGGATGAGGCGGGGGATGATGTCCACGGACATCCTAATGTCGCTGACGTCGGTGACCCCGTTCGTGGCACCGAGGGTGAAGGTGTCACTGACTTCACCGGGCGCCTCCTGCATGTACTGAACGTTGCCGCTGTTAATGTCCTCCTGGGTAAACGTCTTGACAGGGGACTGCTTGGTGCCGACGTAGCGAGCGTCTGCCTCGACAAAACGCCGCAGAAAGCCGTGGGAGGGGGCTACCTTTACTGTGAGTACGATCTCGGATGGCAGGTTGTCCTCGTGAGTGACCTGCAACAATCAGAAAACATATTCAGTGATTAAATCTGAAAAGTTCCATGTGTCACTAGAGTTTAGTTTTGATGTTACTCCCAATGTAACATGGCAAGAAATATGTAACCGCTCAGTTTTTATTCTGGGAGCCTAAAAACAAAGCACCGTTTCAATCACAAATAGAATATCCAAAAagtaacatcacaaacacaacGTGTTTAAAATATGACAGTGTTAAAATACCTTCAACATCATTTTAAACATATCAGCCTTCAGGTCAAGTAAAGCCAAACTTATTGCATGAAGTCAGTTTTCAGACTCACCTCAAGCTCAGTTTCACTGATCTTTACTGGTTTTCCCTCTTCCACCAGTAAGGTGTTGTGATGCTGCAGAATAGGTGGCCTCTGGTGACTTTCCAGGTAAACCTTCACATTGATCATCACTGCAAGCTGAAGATCCTTAGCTTTCACTGTTAGATTGAAATAGTCTGCCAGGTGGTTGGTGTCATTGTGCCGGTAGGAGACCAGGCCTTCCTTTAATTTAGACAATGTGAATGACTCCACCTTTGCTTCATTCCAATAAAGTCCTCCGTACTTGGGAGCCTGATCCAATTTAAAAAGAATTTCTCCGTCATCCCTGATGTCAAGATTGGATTCCACGCTGAAATTACTTGTGGATAATGTTGCTGATTTGCCCTTTTGAACCAATAAGCCAGTGTTGTTGCCCACCTTCAAGAAGGGATCTTGTGCACTGACGTCTAGAAGGCTCGATACAAAATGTTTTCCATCGgagacaaacagcacaaaccTGCCGGTGCTCATGCCTTTATGAATGAACAGAACTCTTCTCTCCTCCAAATCCTTCTGTCGGAACTCAAACAGCCGATGAGTAGTGTCATTAACCAGCACCAGGTCTCCCATTGGGATGCCACGTCGAGAGTAAATCAAACGACCATCATCGAAGTCAGAATCGGCGTCATGGTAACGCAGATCCTCTAAAGTGAGCAGCCTCTGTCCATTCCTTACTACGTGAAAAACCTTATCTATGACACGTTTCGGCTTCTGGTCATTGACGAGGTGTATAGACACGTTGAACGTTCCTTCTTTGGAGCCGGTTTCATCATCTGCGATGGAGGATTTGAAACCTTTGCTGGTAGATGCGATGAAAGTAAGCTCATCCCAATTCGTTTCGCTGTCATCGTGAATGTACATTATTCGCTCTTTCAAAATATCTTGATTGCTAAAGGTTAAAATGTTGTCATAGGTATCGTTTgaatttgactgactaatacgGGCAAGCTTTCCGTGTGTGGGGCCGCTTATGACTGTGTAGTACATCTCCTTCGTGCTTAGAGTTTCTGCAAACAGCGCCTCTTTCGTGATAAGTCGACTCTCTCCTTCCAGAAGAGAGAGTCCTGTATTCACCATGAAAACACTATTAACATCAGCTTTAATGGAAAACTGGAAGTCATAATTTTGTGACTGAGAATGTTTGGAAATCAACTGAAATTTGAATCTGTCACTCGTATCTTCATGAGGCCTGTCAACAAGCTCATAATGTACTTTTCGATTCGTTACATCTCTTTGGCTGAAGGTTGAGTTTTTTCCTAAAACTGTGGCGTCGAGCAGGAGTTTCCCCTTCTTCGGCGTGGTCAGAACTCGAAAATAAAGGTCATCCTCTAAGAGAGAGACGCCTTCAGCTGTGGCAAAGAGGTGCTCTGCGTCCAGTGTTGCTTTTCTGACTTTGTCTAAGTCAATCAAAATGTTCCTCACCAGGTGATACTTCACCCACTTCACAGTGACTGGGAAGAGTATTTCAGTGTTTGCCTTCGCAGCCACAGTAACTTTGCACTTAAAGAAATCAGTGGCATTGACTGTCTGGATGTCCTGGAACGTGCTAACGTACCTCAAGCGTTCTTTCTCTAAGAGCCTTTGGGAAAACGAGTCAGTCAGCCTCCATTCACCACTTGAGTGAAGCCTCTGGAGTTCTCCATACTGAGGTGGTTCTATAATATCATACCGAATGTCTACAGCCTGTTTTACTGCATTCGTTTCCACAGCCAGCTGCTTTGAACCAATTACAGCTGTCTCTCCTTGAACAATCTGCAGACCTGTGTTGTTGGCAATCTTATACTCCAGCGCTACAGCCATGACCCTTAGAACCACAGTGTTGCTGACCTTTTCCCCATCGCTGACTCTAAGAACTATCCTCGAGTTGCGAACTCCTGTGTGAGCATAAAACACCCGTTGTTCTTCTAAGTCTGTATATGTAAAGGAAGTGACTGCTTTGCCAGGTTTGTTCTCAATTTCCAAATATCCTGCATCCGCATTCAGGTTCCCAAGAACGGAGAAGGTAAGGTCGCTGTAGCTGCTGTCAATGTCCGTGGCCTTTAGAACATCAGTGGTGAGGCGCTTCTTTGAGTTCTCCAACAGGACAAAGAGATTTCcttcaggcaggctcagttcaGGTGCATCATTGGTGGGTGTTACAGTAATATTATAGCGATACAATTTGTTGCCCTTGAGATAATCAGGAACTTGTTTTCTACTGCTAGAATGAATAGAAAACATGAAGAAGTCGCTTGCTTCCTCAGAGCCACCATGGATGTACATTACTCGTCCATGCCAAAGGTCCAACATGCCGAAAGTGTTCTGCTCTTGATCCTGGTCGACATCGAGCCTTATCTGACCATGTATTGGCTGCTCCCGAATCCTGAACATTATCTGAGACTGTCTGATGCCGAGCTTCTTGAAGTCTAGAAGTACCTTAATGTGTTTGGCCTCAAGCGAGGCTCGACCCCCCTCCTGGACCACAAGGtttttaaaatgcacaaaattCAAACCGTACCTACTGTCCAAGCCCCTGGCGAGGGTCGATACGTGAAGGGATGGTGTTGGTGTCACCAACAGAGAAAGGGAACCTGCAGCACTTGTTGGATTCACAGTGGTTGATGGTTGGGGTTCCTCCTCTGGGTCACAACCAACTGATATATCCTTTGTGACTACAGCATTAGAGAGACccatcttcactccattgactTCAATGTTCTTTAAACATCCCTTGAaggaacctcctctgattcGTTTTCCAGACACAGAGGCAAGGCCCACTTTTCTGACTTCTGTTCTAGTGCTGTCATCAATACCCCCTAAAAACAGAAATCCTTTGGGCTGGAGCCCCTTTAAACGAGGGATAACGCTGCTTTTTACCGTTTCTCCATCAACAGTGAGCTCCAGGCCTTTTGAACTGAAATGCATTTTGACAGaatgccacttcctgtcactGATGGACGTCAGAGAACGGAGCTCGGTTTTGGTTCCACCTTTCCCAAGAATGGCCACTGGCAGGCCTTCCTGAATCTCTAGGGAAACAAAGTTCCCCTCTCTGGCTGAACTGTACAGCATTATTCCTTCTTTGGCTGAAGTGTGCACAACACACTCGAACACCGCTTCATGTTGGGTGCTCCAAGTTGGAAAAGAAATGTAAGCCCTGGAGCTAAAAAAGCTGACAGGGTCCTCCTCAGTGGCAAAGAATTGGGGGCTACAGCCCAAGGACACCTCATAGACATTCTTGAAACCCGTATATGGCCTCAAGGATGACAGCAAGTCATGTTGATTGAAGTGCACGTCATCCATGCAACCGCGGAAGCCAATCGGGTCTCTAGGGAGATAAAGTTTGTCTAGACCTCCTGAACCTCCAACATAGAGACCATCCACAATGTTGAGATCCTGATGGGAACCTGACATCTTGACGCTCATGTGAGAGTTCTTGTCCACAGTCAGAGTGACATTGTGCTGCACATGCTGGACCTCCACAGAGTGCCAGGCCAGGTCATTCAGCTGGGTTCCTTGCTCTGATTGTAACACTTGCTCTCCGGATCCAAGATCCAATTTGAGCTAAGAGAAGAAGCAggacaactgcattacataatatactgtatttaagaAAAGGTGAATGCAAATACAGTTACAaagaatttaaatttaatatttactGACATTTTTAAGGAAAATACTAAAATTTACCTTCTGAAAATATCTAAGAAAGTAACATTTCAAtatttcatatactgtagtattaaACAGCTGTGCTCTATTACAATAAACTAATACTTGGAGAGGAAAACACAGGATTCAAAGTACCTATGCCATGATGTCATCTGTTGTTATAACTGTGAGCCCGCTCGTGATTTAAACAGGAAGAGCACTATTATCTCTTTGCCTTCAGCTATGTCCTCAAAGCATCATGTCACCATCTCCAGCTAATGCTGCATTTAGATGACACGCTTGTCAAGCCTTGCTTGTCCCTCCTATTCGTGCACGGGTtccgggggggcgggggggggggggggggggggtctggcaaCGCTCATGCCTGACTAACATGGGATGAGACCCAAAGCCTGAGGAAAACTTGTGAGAGTGAACAAGAAAAATTATCTGGTGACCTGTGCCAGTTTAAGGAACATGGACACGCATTTCACTCCTCCTGCTCACTGAAGTATGACAATGCAACACACTCGTCAGTATGATTCATTCCCAGCAGCAAAAGTGTAACACGAATAAAAGCTTAGTCACAAGGATTTCTTGAGTTTGACACACAAACGCTATAGTGCCTATCtcaggacttcctgtttttcttgtgTATGTGTCTGCACAGTAAAAGGCTTCCTACAGTACATCTGTCCGTTCTGTGTTCTGATTCAACATGGCAGAGCTGCTTACAGGAGGCTTTGGAAGCAGCCTTGAAGGGACAATACATTTCACCCTTAAATCATCCCAGCAAGTGCTGTGATTAGAGCTAAATATAGTCGCTCCTGCTTAAGACAAAACTTGTCCTAAATTCCTTAAGCGTGCCTAAGGTGTCCATATTCTGTAATTAAGAGAGGAGTAAATATCCAGAGCAGTTAAGATCCCATTTACATCCAGAGAAACAGGACACAACAAATatagtatgtatatatgtatatatatatatatatatatatatatatatatatatatatatatatatatatatatatatatatatatatatatatatatatagagagagagagagagagagagagagagagagagagagagagagagagagagagagagagagagagagagagagagagagacttttcATCATTTAAATAGTAATATACATTAAATTAGATCTAAGGCTGATTAACAGAAAATCTGTGTCTAAGGTTACAGGAACAATTATATCACGTATCATATGATACCCAGTCAATCAAACAGCATAAAAACACGCATCTGCCTGCTTCTGTAACGGAGTTCCTACTGTGACAAGAAGTGACTGGAATGGAGGAAACACTCAGCTCACACCACAAAGGCTTGTCtgcttgtgttactgtgttaaGAGAGTGACACTGTCAGCTGAGACGGAGCCACAGCCTACGGTGGCGAGCGCTGTGTCGACGGTGGAGAACGAACATCTGCACGTATCGCAGGCACGTGGATGTACCAGCGAGCGCGGTGCTCGGACACATGTGCTCGTGTGCCGGGGCCAGAGATGTACCCACCTGCAGGCGCCCGGCGTGGAGCTCCAGCAGTAAGTAGTCTGTCTGACCCGCGGCGAGAAACAGCAGGCCGTTGGTGCTGGAGGTTCGGAAGCGAAGCCGGAGCACGTTACGGTCCGACGACTCTGTTGCTTTGAGCTGCACAAAGCCATCGCCATAGAAGGAAGCTGCTCAAAGGGAAAGGGGGGGGGATAATGGAGAGTAAAAACCTCAGCGCTTTATTGTGGTGTTCGATCAGTACGTGTTGAGGATTCAATCCTGGCTGAGAATGAGGAAGCTGGAACAGAAAGCACAGTAGCAGCGAATACAGAAAACAATGAGCAAGTCCAGTCAGGCACTGTGGCCTAATCTAAGCAGCATGTGACATTTAGATAGAAA
Above is a window of Betta splendens chromosome 9, fBetSpl5.4, whole genome shotgun sequence DNA encoding:
- the cspg4ba gene encoding chondroitin sulfate proteoglycan 4; amino-acid sequence: MDSAGNKPVRKLRLCALLWWSLLVELTSGASFYGDGFVQLKATESSDRNVLRLRFRTSSTNGLLFLAAGQTDYLLLELHAGRLQLKLDLGSGEQVLQSEQGTQLNDLAWHSVEVQHVQHNVTLTVDKNSHMSVKMSGSHQDLNIVDGLYVGGSGGLDKLYLPRDPIGFRGCMDDVHFNQHDLLSSLRPYTGFKNVYEVSLGCSPQFFATEEDPVSFFSSRAYISFPTWSTQHEAVFECVVHTSAKEGIMLYSSAREGNFVSLEIQEGLPVAILGKGGTKTELRSLTSISDRKWHSVKMHFSSKGLELTVDGETVKSSVIPRLKGLQPKGFLFLGGIDDSTRTEVRKVGLASVSGKRIRGGSFKGCLKNIEVNGVKMGLSNAVVTKDISVGCDPEEEPQPSTTVNPTSAAGSLSLLVTPTPSLHVSTLARGLDSRYGLNFVHFKNLVVQEGGRASLEAKHIKVLLDFKKLGIRQSQIMFRIREQPIHGQIRLDVDQDQEQNTFGMLDLWHGRVMYIHGGSEEASDFFMFSIHSSSRKQVPDYLKGNKLYRYNITVTPTNDAPELSLPEGNLFVLLENSKKRLTTDVLKATDIDSSYSDLTFSVLGNLNADAGYLEIENKPGKAVTSFTYTDLEEQRVFYAHTGVRNSRIVLRVSDGEKVSNTVVLRVMAVALEYKIANNTGLQIVQGETAVIGSKQLAVETNAVKQAVDIRYDIIEPPQYGELQRLHSSGEWRLTDSFSQRLLEKERLRYVSTFQDIQTVNATDFFKCKVTVAAKANTEILFPVTVKWVKYHLVRNILIDLDKVRKATLDAEHLFATAEGVSLLEDDLYFRVLTTPKKGKLLLDATVLGKNSTFSQRDVTNRKVHYELVDRPHEDTSDRFKFQLISKHSQSQNYDFQFSIKADVNSVFMVNTGLSLLEGESRLITKEALFAETLSTKEMYYTVISGPTHGKLARISQSNSNDTYDNILTFSNQDILKERIMYIHDDSETNWDELTFIASTSKGFKSSIADDETGSKEGTFNVSIHLVNDQKPKRVIDKVFHVVRNGQRLLTLEDLRYHDADSDFDDGRLIYSRRGIPMGDLVLVNDTTHRLFEFRQKDLEERRVLFIHKGMSTGRFVLFVSDGKHFVSSLLDVSAQDPFLKVGNNTGLLVQKGKSATLSTSNFSVESNLDIRDDGEILFKLDQAPKYGGLYWNEAKVESFTLSKLKEGLVSYRHNDTNHLADYFNLTVKAKDLQLAVMINVKVYLESHQRPPILQHHNTLLVEEGKPVKISETELEVTHEDNLPSEIVLTVKVAPSHGFLRRFVEADARYVGTKQSPVKTFTQEDINSGNVQYMQEAPGEVSDTFTLGATNGVTDVSDIRMSVDIIPRLIPLQVSNFTLSEGASKALTPDVLKVSNRHFSGIDFLYSLTEPPQHGHIEHSRQPGVGITSFSRRQVEHEFIYYVHDSSETSADSFTVVANDTGLRKQSAAQTVYIQVTAVNDEPPVIAANRVLRVWVSSVTEIRPEDLKARDEDSPPEQLYFMVTPPSNGHLALKSAPMKAVLNFTQAHVDHGQLLFVHKGATSGGFNFQVNDGVNFTPRQIFSITARALVVSLEKNRPLKVFPGSSTSITNEDLYAVTNDADNTSNRTITFNVIRPPKLGRLVRRQSDDSTADISTFTQDMVNRREVVYVQAPIESVGWEAMDSMTISVASPPASLDSQAFKIDISYENTGPEHNTVLIANTGAEVTEGESVVIDRSKLDASNLMSKLPTDQRSSHEVWFQVTSLPQHGVIVVGERNLTKEKPNFSQFILNRYGITYKHDGSESTADGFAFSAWLNPKGKTAQRPQDQGDVVEEHFNLTVVPVNDQPPLLKTKAPSLRVVQGDAVAIRPENLKVEDLDNSPDDIRFSVISKPNNGYLALKGRLNESIVAFTQAQVNNGSVYFIHDGSSVSGVFYFSVTDGHHKPIYKLFNLEVTEITISLVNFTGLTLDQGKTSVPLTPDNLAARSNGKNRTLHYLITRPPNFGKVLKDDQAVTRFSHEDLRAGRMSYHMISLSSSEDSFGFSAFTSEANLTGQVLNVTVRPLIQMGKDVRIPTGGVVRVNASFLNASQLAKVSNSDPTFEVLSHPKNGKVVRIQPSTTRQTVPADSFTFQEVVQGKVALELNANMTEVQELNDSLVFELKARNTQPAKGELHFTVVPHDPALFPTTRSPVPTTTPVLQTPVQTSRNASVSPFLSTAFLSTHQPSENQQRFKGRSRWGNSNRTSVSGTTLGKPTRGTEEFPFINTPVRVESYPQKTSNPLLVILPLLALLLLVLIFVVLVVFLRHYRQRKQSTADPNEPPCTGLPSSQSYPGPTQRSTTVPTVTVTPLVPSCPGSPALDRLLASNQGSAYGTDSNMLVSSWSNGSLSASSQIIRSATPTLQKNQYWV